GTCTGTTGCAGGTGCATGGGGAGAAAACACCGGAGCTGGAAGGCAAAAGCAAACAGACAGTCCAGTTGTCGGCACGGTCACTGTCCACCCGACAAAGGACGGCTATGCGCTGATTGATACAGCCGCTCTGAAAAAGCTCCTTGATACAAATCCCGAGGATCTGGTAGTGGTAGATGCCCGTAACCCGGAGGAATACCAGGAGGTCCATATCAAAGGTGCAATCAGCGTGCCGCAGAAGAAGTTCAAAAAACATGCACACCTCCTGCCCAAGGATAAATCCGCCCGGATTATCTTTTACTGCAACGGCATAAAATGCGGTAAGAGCAAAAAGGCGGCAAAGGAAGCCCTGAAGATGGGCTACACCCAGGTGATTGTCTATGCTGAGGGAATGCCGGTCTGGGAGGAAAAAGGAATGCCCATCTATGCTGGGCCGGAGTATGAGAAGCGGATTGAGACGGATAAGCTCTCTCCGAAGGAATTGAACACGCTTATCCAAAGCAAGACGGATACCTTTACCGTGGTTGATGTTCGGGACCCAGAGGAGTTTCGCAAAGGCCATATTCCCGGAGCAATCAATATTCCCTCGCCCACCTTTGCTTCCCAATCCGAGGTGTTGGATAAAAAGAAGCAGATTATCGTTTATTGCAGCGGCGGTGGCAGGAGCTATAACGCCTATCGCAAACTGATGAAGCTGGGGTATGAGGATATTCGTCAGGTCCTGTTCTTTGATTGGCAGGAGGCGGGTTTGCCGGTGGAGAAGGCTGAGGAGTAGGTTTTACTCTGTCCCTCCTGAAGGAAAAAAGAGCCGGGGCAGCTGAGTTAATGCTGCTCCGCCTCTTGGGTTACAAGATCACAGAGATCGGAAATCAGGCTACTCAGCTTTCCCTTTGTGCAATAACATCAAGTACACTGCCGGTAATGCGCCTCCCCTCATGCTCCAGCCCGTTCCACGAGGTGCGTTTCGCGCTGTGGGATCATATGCCCCTTCTTTGGGATCTGTCTCACCATTCAGGCTATTAAGGTACTCCTGCAAATCCGTATATCCGTCACGGTCATAGTCCGTTGTCGCATTGGCTATAGTTAGATTGCCGAAGTATTGCATCTCCCATGCATCGTTAATGCCGTCTCCATCGCTGTCTATCTCTTTGAAGCTGGCCGTCACGGTGCAGTCGGTAGAGGCAGGAGCAATGGTGTAGGTATTCTCGCTCAGGGAGCCACCGCACCCCCCCACCTGGTCAAGCACATATTCTGTGGCTGGCGTAATCGTGAAGCTGACAGTAGCTCCGTGTTCAAGCAATTGCTGGGTGTCAGGACTGATACTGCCGCCTGTACCGGCTGAAGGAGTAATTATGTATTCATCGCAGGCATTGCCGATGCCGTCGTTGTCTGAATCTGCCTGCTCAGGATTATCTACCAGTGGGCAATTATCCTGTTCATCAATGATACCGTCATTATCGTTATCATCGTCACAGGCATCACCGATCCAATCTCCATCCACATCACTCTGGTCTGGATTAGGTATTAAAGGGCAGTTATCCTCCCAAGCTGGGATACCGTCTCCATCAATATCATCACAAGTACAAGTGCCATTAATCTGATTAAAAATACGAACCGATCCTGCATCAATACCGTTTTCGTCATCATCAGGAAAGGTGGCAAAAATAATACCGTCATCTACGGCTACGGCACTGCCAAAAGAGAAATAATCTTCGCTGACATTACTGGGGCCTGTTATCTTTTGCTGTTGCTTCCAGACAGTATTCTCAGGGCAGAAACGAGTAAAGACATAGATTGACCCAGCATGTTGCCCTCCAATATCAGGGTTATCAGGAGCACCGACCACAATGGTATCTCCGTCTACAGCTACAGAAACACCAAAAGTATTGCCATAATCATCCTCAGGTATCAATTCCTGCTGATACAACCAAGCAGTACCAAAACGGATAAAAACATAGACAGCACCGGAGGAACCAATGGCAATGGTATCGTCATACAACGAGACAGATGCACCAAAATCATTCTCAGATTCCCCGCTAGGTTGGGTGATTTTCTGTTGCAGATACCAAACGTCAGTTGAAAGGCTGAAGGGATACACAACATCCGGGAACAAGGATATATCACCGTCGAAACAAGCAGAAGTATTCGGAAACGGGGTTAAAAGAATATCATCGGTATTATAATGGGAACGGGCATAGACATGAACACCATCAGAAAATGATACAATAAGTGTATCATTTTCCAAGTCCACAACGGGTTCAGCAAGCAATAAACCAGCCCCGTATCCATCGACTACAATTTCCTGCTGGAGTTCCCAATTCCACATTATATTTTCCTCTATAGGTTCTTCAACAGAACCAGAACGAGCGAATATATAAACTTTGGAAACAACGCTCCTATTATAATATGATGTAGCAGAGACAACAAGAGTATCTCCATCCACTGCCAGTGACTCAAAACCGAAAGTAGAAAGAGTGGCATCATCAACGGTAACTTGCTGCTCCAACACCCACACATTTTCTGATCTTACAAAAATATAAACAGAATTAAGAGACAATGAGCCGATTGCTATGGTGTTGCCATTTAAAGAAACAGCACTGCCAAAACCATCATGTTCCATACCATCCGGCGCAACGAGTCTCTGTTGATAAACCCATTTTTCGCCAGATCGGGTATAAATATAAGCAGTGCCAGCAGCAGCGAATTCATCACCAGAAGAACCTTCATTATAAAAATCTCCCGGAGAACCGACAACAGCAGTATCCCCATCAATTGATACAGAAAAACCGAATTTTTCCAAAGCGTCACTGCCTTCACTCAGTAACATTTGCGCCGTGTCTGGATTAAAACTGCAAACCACGTCAGAATCGCAAGTATTTCCTATACCGTCTCCATCTCGGTCTTTTTGAGGTAGATTTTTCGACAATGGACAATTATCCTGGTCATTATCAACTCCGTCAGCATCCATATCGCAGTCGCAGATGTCACCGAACCCATCGTTATCCATGTCTTTCTGGTCCGGATTGTATATCGTGGGACAGTTGTCGATATAATCATAAACTTCATCCGCGTCGCTATCAGTATCCTGCTCTTCAGGACGTGGGTCACAAGCATCACCAATGCTGTCGCCGTCTGTATCAACCTGATCAGGATTGACTTCCACGGGGCAATTATCTTCTTCATCAATAACACCGTCATTATCCGTATCGCAGGCGCCACCTTGCCCATAGGCATAAACCGCACCAGGACCACTGCCACTGGGGTACCCCCCGTAATAAGTATTAGGGGAACCAACTATGACATTTTCTCCGCTAATGGCCACAGCATAGCCAAACTCATTCTGTTCTTCGGAGGAAGATGTCAACTTCTGTTGTTGATTCCAGGTATTGCCGGAACGAGTAAATATATAGGCAGTATCAGCATTGCTTGAAGAAACAACAGCTGTATTTCCACTGACAGATACAGCGTGACCAAAATTATAGAAAGGGCCTAAATCATCAGGGGTAGGGAGTTCAGGGGAGTCTATTTTTGCTTGTTGTACCCAATTCGTCTCGGAACGAACAAAAAAATAGATTGAACCAGAGTTTGGACTGACAGGGGCACCGATTACAGCAGTGTCCTTATCCAGAGATACAGACCAACCGAACCGGACATTATTATTTTCTGGAGAAGCTACCTTCTGCGATAAACCCCAAGCTGTACCAGTGCGGGTATAAAAGTAAACAGCACCCGAATCCTCACCGTTATCATCATCACGAGTAGCACCAATCAGCAATGTATCACCATCCAGCGCAACTGAAGTACCGAAAGAAGTATCCGCTGGGTCAGGATCTGTTATTTGCTGCTGTAATACCCAGACACCACCAGAACGAACAAAAACATAGACTATTCCATAGTCGTTACCTGAAAAGTCTTGACGATAAGGATACATACTACCTATCACAACAACAGCAGTATCATTATCAACAACAACAGATTTCACATAACTATATATTTTATCAGTATCTGATGGAGGATATACTGAAATTTTCTGTTGCAGACTCCATGCCGTCCCTGAACGAATATAAATGCAGGCTCCAAGAACGGAACCAACGGTATTTCCTCCTTGTTGCAGATTATCCATACAACTAACGATAATCGTATCACCATCAATGGAGACAAACTCGCCAAACAAGCTAAAAGTTTCAAATCCATCATCTATATCATCTTCAGGACGGGTTATTTTCTGATATAACTGCCATGAGGTACTATCAAAACATGATCGAGTAAAAATATAAACTTCTCCATCCCATTGAGAGCCAATAACAGCGGTATTACCCGAAACGGCAACAGAGTAACCATATTTATCCAAATCAACTCCCTCCACCAGCAATGTCTGTACAGTCGCCGGATCAATATCCGCCTGTGCAACCCTGCTAAAACAAAAACATATCCCAGCAACAACTAAGAACAACCACAATCGTTTTTTCATCCTGCTCCTCCCTTTCCTGGGAATTGATTCACCGAAAGAAATATCTTCCTACTTTCCTGCAAACACCTTCGCCTATCCTGAGACCTCCATCCAAAATTCAATTCAGCAATAATAGGTTATAGACAGCCGGAAGAAAGGAAGCTGGGCTGTGGTAGCCTGTTCCGCCGGGAGTGTTCTTTACCGTTGGGTCATAAACTGCATCTATCGGGTCTGTTTCGCCATTAAGCGTGTTGAGGTATTCTTGTAGATCTGTATACCCGTCGCGGTCATAATCAGTTGTTGCATCAGCGGTGGTCAGATTGCTGAAGTATTGCATCTCCCACTCATCGTCAATACCATCGCCGTCACTGTCTAAGGCCCTGAAACTGGCCGTCACGGTGCAGTCGGCAGAGGCAGGAGCAATGGTGTAGGTATTCTCGCTCAGGGAACCATCGCAGCCTTCAACCTTGTCGACAGAGTAACCTATGTCAGGCGTGAGGGCGAAGCTGATAACCACGCCATGACTCACCGTTTTACGCACATTTGGGGCAATTTGCCCTCCCGTTCTTGCATAAGGAGTCACATAGTATTTATCGCAGGCATCGCCGATGCCGTCACCGTCGCTGTCAGATTGATCTGGATTAGCTATAGCCAAACAATTATCCTTGTCATCAGCAACACCATCACCATCATCATCATAGTCACAGGCATCGCCGATTCCGTCGGCGTCCATATCCTCCTGATCACGATTAGCAATTTCTGGACAATTGTCTTGGTCATCACTGATGTAATCTCTGTCTATATCGTTGTCGCACAAATCAGTAAAATTATTATCACAGTCGTCACACCAATCCCCGATCCCATCAGAATCGAAATCCTCCTGATCCGCATTTGCCACTGCCGGACAATTGTCTTGCTCGTCAAGAATGCCATCCCCGTCACTATCGCCGCAGAAGCAGGAAGTGCCAACCAATCTGTATGCATAGCTTTCGTTATTCAGACCAAATCCGCCAGCTCCAACCACCAAGGCATCATCATCAAGATCCACGCTGCAGCCAATATTTCTTCCATCTTCACCAGCTTCCAGCTTGCGTTGAAAACTCCAGGCCGTACTGACCGGACAAGACTGGGTAAAGATATAAACAGCACCTTTTGAGTTGTAATCATTATTATCTGGTGCACCGATTGCTATGGTATTCCGATTTACTGAGATAGCGATACCGAAATATTGGGATTCATCTGGCGAAACAAGCCGCTGCTGATACTCCCAACGTGTTCCTGAATAGGTATAAACATAGGCAGCTTGATCAACTGCACCAATTACGAGCACATCTCCGCTTAACGACACGGGCGAACCGAACGAGTCATCATTGTAATTCCCAAAGAAAGCTGAATATTCTGGGATCTTTTGCTGCAACTCCCAAACAGTGCCGGAGCGAGTAAAGACATACACTGAACCATGATAATAATTTTGTGAGGGATCTCCGCCATCCTCCTCGGGTGCAGCAATCGCAACAGTATCTCCATCTATTGAAACAGATTGACCAAATTGATCTCCAGCAGCACCGTCAGGAGCAATAAGTTTCTGCTGCTGACTCCATGTATCTCCTGACCGAGTAAAAATATAGACCGAGCCAAACTTCCCACTGTTATTCTGCCACGCCCCCGAAGCACCCACTGCAACAGTGTCGCCATTTAACGATATGGACGAACCAAACATATCATCACCATCAACGTCCAACGCAGCAAGTTTCTGCCAAGTTCCTGCTGACAAATTATAAATATAAGCATCGCCGCTTTTACTCCAAGAATCATCAGTATGATATAAAGCACTCACTGCAACGGTATCACCATAGAGTGCTACAGAGCTGACCCAAACATAATCAGCCCCCCAAGGGATGGAAATTTTCTTTTGCAGGATCCAATCCAGTCCTATTTTCTTAAAAATATAGAGAGCACTTGGGACATTAAAGACTTCCTGGTAGACGACCACAGCATTTTCACCATCTACCGCCACAAGGGGACTGTATTCATTACCGTCTCCGTTGTCAGGACGTAATTGTTTGACTGAATCTGGATCAACCGCCTGACAGTCCACATCACAGACATCACCTTTCCCGTCAACATCCTCGTCTGCCTGATCGGAATTTGCTACTAACGGACAATTGTCATCAGCATCAGATATACCATCATTATCATCATCTTCATCACAAACATTCCCGATGTCATCCTTATCGCTATCTTTCTGATCAGAATTCTGAAGTTCCAGACAGTTGTCAGCATAATCAAAGATACCATCGTTATCAGTATCATTGCCATCGGCTATGTAGGCAGAACCGGAATCAATTCCTTGATCATCATCCCGTGCTTCTCCAATCAAAACAGCACCTTCGTTATCTATCGACACGGATATTCCAAACCCGCCATAAAACCAATCGTCAGCAGTCCCGTCACTGTCACTAGCAATAATTCTCCCCTGCGGTACCCAAGAGTTTCCTGAACGACGAAAGATATATGCTGCCCCTAACGGTAATGGTTCTTCTACAGCCTCATGCTCTATTGGTGCCCCGATCAAGGCAATGTCACCACGCAACGATACAGAATAACCAAACATGCTAATATCATAGGGTGAAACAAACTTTGTTTGCTGGTTCCATTCACCATCTTCTGTACGGACAAAAATATAAGCTGACCCATTGCCGCCTCCCCACAAATCTTTTGGGGCATCTCCGATCAAAGCGGTATTTCCGTACAGAGACAGAGAAC
This sequence is a window from Candidatus Electrothrix rattekaaiensis. Protein-coding genes within it:
- a CDS encoding rhodanese-like domain-containing protein codes for the protein MRKKTLLLTLFICTLSVAGAWGENTGAGRQKQTDSPVVGTVTVHPTKDGYALIDTAALKKLLDTNPEDLVVVDARNPEEYQEVHIKGAISVPQKKFKKHAHLLPKDKSARIIFYCNGIKCGKSKKAAKEALKMGYTQVIVYAEGMPVWEEKGMPIYAGPEYEKRIETDKLSPKELNTLIQSKTDTFTVVDVRDPEEFRKGHIPGAINIPSPTFASQSEVLDKKKQIIVYCSGGGRSYNAYRKLMKLGYEDIRQVLFFDWQEAGLPVEKAEE